The following are from one region of the Mus caroli chromosome 13, CAROLI_EIJ_v1.1, whole genome shotgun sequence genome:
- the Pou5f2 gene encoding POU domain, class 5, transcription factor 2 yields the protein MAGQRSSNVFPLPGNSGGGLEVDTPSWLSSQAATSRLMVRPSMGPGICPGPEVWGVPLGSSPYEFRGGIAPYRACEARAWSQSSSEDTCPGPYIALRYMPNLALPEDVSAIQKEMEQLAKELRQKRMTLGYSQADVGFAVGAMFGKVLSQTTICRFEAQQLSLANMWKLRPLLKMWLEEVDEKNLLGICRMEMILQQARKRRRASRERRIGSNLEKLFLQCPEPTPQQISYIAGRLRLQKDLVQVWFSNRSQMGSWPTNDTSRRENVGATGSPFPGPPVCFPMAPGLHFDFPHYEGSCLAPLYSSTPFPVRGALLSAPTTTLGLPRLSS from the coding sequence ATGGCCGGGCAGAGGTCTTCAAACGTTTTCCCTCTCCCAGGCAATAGTGGTGGTGGCCTGGAAGTTGACACCCCATCATGGTTGAGCAGCCAGGCAGCAACAAGCAGGTTAATGGTGCGACCAAGTATGGGTCCAGGCATCTGTCCAGGCCCTGAGGTATGGGGAGTGCCTCTGGGCTCCTCACCTTATGAATTCCGAGGTGGGATAGCACCCTACAGAGCTTGTGAGGCAAGGGCCTGGTCCCAGAGTTCCTCTGAGGATACCTGCCCAGGACCTTACATCGCCTTGAGGTACATGCCAAATTTGGCACTGCCAGAGGACGTTTCAGCCATACAGAAAGAGATGGAGCAGCTAGCCAAGGAACTGAGACAAAAGAGGATGACCCTGGGTTACTCACAGGCCGATGTGGGATTCGCTGTGGGAGCTATGTTTGGGAAGGTTCTCAGCCAGACGACCATATGCCGCTTCGAGGCCCAGCAGCTCAGCCTTGCCAACATGTGGAAGCTGCGACCCCTGCTGAAAATGTGGTTAGAGGAAGTAGATGAGAAGAACCTTCTGGGCATATGCAGAATGGAGATGATCCTGCAGCAGGCCCGGAAGCGGAGACGTGCAAGCAGAGAGAGACGCATTGGGAGCAATCTGGAAAAACTGTTCTTGCAGTGTCCAGAGCCTACGCCCCAGCAAATCAGCTATATTGCTGGGCGCCTCCGGCTACAGAAAGACCTGGTCCAAGTGTGGTTTTCTAACCGGAGCCAGATGGGCAGTTGGCCAACCAATGATACCTCCCGGAGGGAGAATGTGGGGGCAACTGGGTCTCCTTTCCCAGGTCCACCAGTGTGCTTTCCCATGGCACCAGGGCTCCATTTTGATTTCCCCCACTATGAGGGATCATGCCTTGCACCCCTGTACTCCTCTACCCCATTTCCTGTACGAGGAGCCCTTTTGTCTGCCCCAACCACCACTCTGGGCCTCCCCAGGCTGTCAAGCTGA